A genomic region of Nitrospirota bacterium contains the following coding sequences:
- a CDS encoding acyltransferase has protein sequence MNKFGTNYIKKLLLPLGVLCAIGVWFVPYGLFSNPYLAKLYTRSNVVTAMNVKTYFAFIGIILIMLSYKMRGNESVIESTGRFTNIKALDGIRSFAALSIIMYHWQPYRFPATLHQNYMYLNVSYGDVSAALNNFLIFIFQFGDLALGAFVIISGIGLSMNYYCSKSHDKKYWMKFYRKRLARLLPLFWSILVIAYSRAYFSGEKVTWQGLLGNMFMLGNFNPQWREELGLVNGPLWFVPYIFMLYLLFPALIWMKKKLGNTLFVISLIALEIVYCNTFVWTLPLSRAGQFGLGIVLGDMFTRDPKRSQDIIEGPLQTVFCIALLTVLVNLTNEGLSYGLTHSMIELCVFITLWNVSVLISRTGFFARLLSWLAFSSYAVYLIHHTAIKSMPQQLREGNSAVYGLLFALIIFIIAYMIAGLEAFIRGRLKQSFQWASPERIN, from the coding sequence ATGAACAAGTTTGGTACAAATTATATTAAGAAGCTTTTGCTGCCGCTTGGCGTCTTATGCGCTATTGGGGTCTGGTTTGTTCCATACGGCCTTTTCAGTAATCCATACCTCGCAAAACTTTACACCAGGAGTAATGTCGTGACCGCCATGAATGTTAAAACTTATTTTGCCTTCATTGGAATAATCCTTATTATGCTCAGTTACAAAATGCGCGGCAATGAGAGTGTTATCGAAAGCACCGGCAGATTTACAAACATTAAAGCACTGGACGGCATCAGGAGTTTTGCGGCCCTGTCAATAATCATGTATCATTGGCAGCCGTACAGGTTCCCTGCGACACTTCATCAGAATTATATGTACCTGAATGTTTCATACGGAGATGTGTCGGCAGCCCTGAATAATTTCCTGATATTTATTTTTCAATTCGGGGACCTGGCGTTAGGCGCGTTCGTGATAATAAGTGGTATCGGTCTGTCGATGAACTACTATTGCTCCAAATCGCACGACAAAAAATACTGGATGAAATTTTACCGCAAGAGACTTGCAAGGCTGCTGCCTCTTTTCTGGTCCATACTGGTCATCGCGTATTCACGCGCTTACTTTTCCGGCGAAAAGGTCACATGGCAGGGATTGTTAGGCAACATGTTCATGCTCGGCAACTTTAACCCGCAATGGCGCGAAGAGTTGGGCCTCGTCAACGGCCCCTTATGGTTTGTGCCGTATATCTTCATGCTCTATCTGTTATTCCCGGCCCTGATATGGATGAAAAAAAAACTTGGGAACACACTGTTCGTTATCAGCCTGATAGCCCTTGAAATTGTTTATTGCAATACGTTTGTATGGACCTTGCCGCTAAGCAGGGCAGGGCAGTTCGGCCTCGGAATTGTACTGGGAGACATGTTTACTCGTGACCCGAAAAGATCGCAGGACATTATTGAAGGGCCTCTGCAAACTGTCTTCTGCATCGCCCTTCTAACCGTTTTAGTCAATCTTACCAACGAGGGACTTAGCTACGGACTTACTCATTCAATGATAGAGCTATGCGTCTTTATTACCCTGTGGAATGTATCTGTATTAATAAGCCGGACAGGTTTTTTTGCCAGGCTGTTATCATGGCTCGCCTTTAGTTCTTACGCTGTTTATCTTATCCACCATACGGCAATAAAAAGCATGCCCCAACAGCTCAGAGAGGGGAACAGCGCGGTTTACGGATTGCTGTTTGCATTAATCATATTTATCATCGCGTACATGATAGCCGGTTTAGAGGCCTTTATCAGGGGCAGATTAAAGCAGTCTTTTCAATGGGCATCTCCTGAGAGGATCAATTAA
- a CDS encoding glycosyltransferase family 4 protein encodes MKTLSTRKIKVCHLTTAHGPFDDRIFHKQCKSLSKAGHEVALIAQHDSDEVVDGVKIIALKKARNRVHRILGLNAMLLYKALRQKADIYHFHDPELLFAGVLLKMLTFKKVIYDVHEDYEKQILSKYWISPGLRKPVSYLAGAMEKFSCRFFDRVITAGSYIKPRFERYAPEVIANYPPLDFAREVNNKSNTVLKVIYAGGLSRERGIDVMLEAMQCLKGKDIELHLLGDTRDSGLIERIKSFKNVKYHGCVPWQEVSGHLLQADIGLALFQPVPAYLHVSGENIIKLFEYMIAGLSVVVSDFPKLKKLVSDINCGISVDPADPEKIAAAIGFLYDNAGLRKQMGLNGRKAVLEKYNWDMECKKLLNIYQSLFSNKLSAEYIKIAE; translated from the coding sequence ATGAAGACATTATCAACGCGAAAAATTAAGGTTTGTCATCTGACGACCGCGCACGGGCCTTTTGATGACCGGATCTTTCATAAGCAATGCAAATCTCTTTCTAAGGCCGGGCATGAGGTCGCACTGATCGCACAGCATGACAGTGACGAGGTTGTTGACGGGGTCAAAATAATTGCCCTGAAAAAGGCCCGAAACAGGGTCCACCGGATATTGGGCCTGAATGCAATGCTTTTATATAAGGCGCTGAGACAAAAAGCGGACATTTATCACTTCCATGATCCCGAGCTGTTATTCGCCGGGGTGCTCTTGAAAATGCTCACTTTCAAGAAAGTTATTTATGATGTGCATGAGGATTATGAGAAGCAGATCCTGTCCAAATACTGGATCAGTCCGGGATTGAGAAAACCGGTGTCATACCTTGCGGGAGCGATGGAAAAATTTTCATGCAGGTTTTTTGATCGCGTAATTACGGCTGGCTCTTATATCAAGCCCCGGTTTGAGAGGTACGCGCCGGAGGTAATTGCGAACTATCCACCTTTGGATTTTGCCCGTGAAGTAAATAATAAAAGCAACACCGTTCTGAAAGTAATATACGCGGGCGGCCTTTCCAGGGAGCGCGGCATTGATGTCATGCTGGAAGCCATGCAATGCCTGAAAGGCAAAGATATTGAATTACATTTATTGGGCGATACCAGGGACAGCGGGTTGATAGAGCGTATTAAATCATTCAAAAATGTCAAATACCATGGCTGTGTCCCCTGGCAGGAAGTGAGCGGTCATCTTCTTCAGGCGGACATAGGGCTTGCGCTATTTCAGCCTGTTCCGGCGTATCTGCATGTTTCCGGTGAAAATATAATAAAGCTGTTCGAGTATATGATCGCGGGATTGTCTGTTGTTGTTTCAGACTTTCCGAAATTAAAGAAACTGGTCTCAGACATTAATTGCGGCATATCAGTGGACCCTGCCGACCCCGAAAAGATCGCTGCCGCAATCGGGTTTTTATATGATAATGCCGGCCTGAGAAAACAGATGGGGCTGAACGGGAGAAAGGCTGTATTGGAGAAATATAACTGGGACATGGAATGCAAGAAGCTTTTGAATATATATCAAAGTCTGTTCTCAAATAAATTGTCCGCAGAATATATCAAGATAGCTGAATGA
- a CDS encoding glycosyltransferase family 4 protein, whose amino-acid sequence MRILVLSHMYPNRMYPNNGMFIHNQAKYLAKAGCEVMIISPVPYAPRLLRFKSRWKKYGMVAGFDEIDGVPVHYPRYIHLPAQWYHGLSCFAMYIGINRLLNSMIKFYQPHLVHAHTATYDGYVGLMIKKKFNLPLVCSLRGSDINIYPHYEKLTMHLTRRVISGADRLISVSSALKNAAMGLENPAKEIQVVYNGCDFNDPHGSGEFRKMTRSKLGISSKDTVLIFAGSIDKDKGIFELINAFKKLKQKRADLHLILLGDGPETGDVKKILLSNDLGRRIHLTGSRPHKEMFLWLKAADLFVLPTYYEGLPNAILEAMACGLPVISTRVGGIPEAVIDGESGILINSKDEDALRSAIEFLLNSNGLAMEMGRNGRAIIERKFSWQRNAEETVRIYEDIINAKN is encoded by the coding sequence ATGAGAATACTTGTTCTCTCCCATATGTATCCCAACAGGATGTATCCCAACAACGGGATGTTTATCCACAACCAGGCAAAGTACCTTGCAAAGGCTGGATGCGAAGTGATGATAATTTCTCCAGTCCCCTACGCTCCCAGGCTTCTCCGGTTTAAGTCCAGGTGGAAAAAATACGGTATGGTTGCAGGGTTCGATGAGATAGACGGCGTGCCGGTGCATTACCCGCGTTATATTCACCTGCCCGCGCAATGGTATCACGGTTTGTCGTGTTTTGCGATGTACATCGGGATAAACAGGCTTCTTAACTCAATGATAAAATTTTATCAGCCCCATCTGGTCCATGCCCATACCGCGACATATGACGGCTACGTCGGGCTGATGATCAAAAAAAAATTCAATCTCCCGCTTGTTTGCAGCCTCAGAGGCAGCGATATAAATATCTACCCGCACTATGAAAAACTCACAATGCATCTGACCAGGAGAGTCATTTCAGGGGCCGACCGGTTAATAAGCGTAAGCAGCGCATTAAAGAACGCGGCCATGGGCCTTGAAAATCCGGCAAAAGAAATCCAGGTTGTATACAACGGATGCGATTTTAACGATCCCCACGGAAGCGGGGAATTCCGGAAGATGACCAGGAGTAAATTGGGAATTTCCAGTAAAGACACGGTCCTTATTTTTGCAGGCAGCATTGATAAAGATAAAGGCATATTTGAATTAATAAACGCCTTTAAGAAATTAAAACAGAAGAGGGCTGATCTGCATCTCATCCTGTTAGGCGATGGACCGGAAACGGGGGATGTTAAAAAAATATTATTGTCAAATGACCTGGGCAGGAGAATACATTTGACCGGAAGCCGTCCCCACAAAGAGATGTTCCTCTGGCTGAAAGCAGCGGACCTGTTCGTGCTGCCTACTTATTATGAAGGCCTTCCAAATGCAATTCTTGAGGCAATGGCCTGCGGCCTTCCGGTCATTTCGACAAGAGTCGGCGGAATACCTGAAGCAGTCATAGACGGAGAAAGCGGCATTCTTATTAACAGCAAAGATGAGGACGCGTTGCGCAGCGCCATCGAGTTTCTACTTAACAGCAACGGATTGGCCATGGAGATGGGCAGAAACGGCAGGGCCATTATCGAACGGAAGTTCTCATGGCAGAGGAACGCTGAAGAAACGGTCAGGATTTATGAAGACATTATCAACGCGAAAAATTAA